One genomic segment of Micromonospora sp. WMMC415 includes these proteins:
- the hisB gene encoding imidazoleglycerol-phosphate dehydratase HisB: MSRTARIERVTKETKVLVEIDLDGTGQAEISTGVGFYDHMLNQIARHGGFDLTVQTVGDLEIDAHHTMEDTALALGAAFDQALGDKAGIRRYGSATVPMDEVLVRAAVDLSGRPYVVHDEPALAPYIGPVYPTSMTRHIWESFGQSARITLHVDVLRAARPGGHPDAHHVVEAQFKAVSRALREATAIDPRSAGVVPSTKGAL, from the coding sequence ATGAGTCGGACCGCCCGGATCGAGCGGGTCACCAAGGAGACCAAGGTCCTCGTCGAGATCGACCTCGACGGGACGGGCCAGGCCGAGATCAGCACCGGTGTCGGCTTCTACGACCACATGCTGAACCAGATCGCCCGGCACGGCGGCTTCGACCTGACCGTGCAGACCGTCGGCGACCTGGAGATCGACGCGCACCACACGATGGAGGACACCGCGCTCGCGCTGGGCGCGGCGTTCGACCAGGCGCTGGGCGACAAGGCGGGCATCCGGCGGTACGGCTCGGCCACCGTCCCCATGGACGAGGTGCTGGTCCGGGCCGCCGTGGACCTGTCCGGCCGGCCGTACGTCGTGCACGACGAGCCGGCGCTCGCGCCGTACATCGGCCCGGTCTACCCGACCAGCATGACCCGGCACATCTGGGAGTCCTTCGGGCAGTCGGCCCGGATCACGCTGCACGTGGACGTGCTGCGGGCCGCCCGGCCCGGCGGTCACCCGGACGCCCACCACGTGGTGGAGGCCCAGTTCAAGGCGGTGTCCCGGGCGCTGCGCGAGGCGACCGCGATCGACCCGCGCTCGGCGGGCGTGGTGCCGAGCACGAAGGGCGCCCTCTGA
- the hisH gene encoding imidazole glycerol phosphate synthase subunit HisH, whose amino-acid sequence MSRVVVLDYGSGNLRSAERALAAAGADVTVTDDLAAAADADGLVVPGVGAFAACMAGIEALGAGPVIAGRVAAGRPVLGICVGMQVLFEHGDEHGVVTKGLGLLPGGVTKLPARRLPHMGWNTVRPPAGSVLFAGLSGDSRFYFVHSYAVGDVAGLAAAGAAVTTARHEAEFVAAVERGPLSAAQFHPEKSADTGAALLRNWLATLPAGD is encoded by the coding sequence ATGAGCCGTGTGGTGGTACTCGACTACGGTTCGGGCAACCTGCGGTCGGCGGAGCGCGCGCTGGCCGCGGCCGGTGCGGACGTGACGGTCACCGACGACCTGGCCGCCGCCGCCGACGCGGACGGCCTGGTGGTGCCGGGCGTGGGTGCGTTCGCCGCCTGCATGGCGGGCATCGAGGCGCTCGGCGCCGGCCCGGTCATCGCCGGGCGGGTCGCCGCCGGCCGGCCGGTGCTCGGCATCTGCGTCGGCATGCAGGTGCTCTTCGAGCACGGCGACGAGCACGGCGTCGTGACGAAGGGCCTCGGGCTGCTGCCCGGCGGGGTTACGAAGCTGCCGGCCCGGCGGCTGCCGCACATGGGGTGGAACACGGTGCGTCCGCCGGCCGGTTCGGTGCTCTTCGCCGGCCTGTCCGGCGACAGCCGGTTCTACTTCGTCCACTCGTACGCCGTCGGCGACGTGGCCGGGCTCGCCGCTGCCGGCGCCGCCGTCACCACCGCCCGCCACGAGGCCGAGTTCGTGGCGGCCGTGGAGCGCGGCCCGCTCTCCGCCGCCCAGTTCCACCCGGAGAAGTCCGCCGACACGGGTGCCGCGCTGCTGCGCAACTGGCTCGCGACGCTGCCCGCCGGTGACTGA
- the priA gene encoding bifunctional 1-(5-phosphoribosyl)-5-((5-phosphoribosylamino)methylideneamino)imidazole-4-carboxamide isomerase/phosphoribosylanthranilate isomerase PriA, translating into MSLTLLPAVDVADGQAVRLVQGAAGSETTYGDPLDAALAWQRDGAEWIHLVDLDAAFGRGSNAHLLAEVVRQLDVKVELSGGIRDDESLRAALGTGAARVNIGTAALEDPEWCDRVCAEFGDRVAIGLDVRGRTLSARGWTRDGGDLWEVLERLDKAGASRYVVTDITKDGTMRGPNLDLLREVCARTDAPVIASGGVSTLDDLRALAALEPVGVEGVIAGKALYAGAFTVAEALETLAAA; encoded by the coding sequence GTGAGCCTCACCCTGTTGCCCGCCGTCGACGTCGCCGACGGCCAGGCCGTCCGCCTCGTGCAGGGCGCCGCCGGCAGCGAGACGACGTACGGCGATCCTCTCGACGCCGCGCTCGCCTGGCAGCGCGACGGCGCCGAGTGGATCCACCTGGTCGACCTGGACGCGGCGTTCGGCCGGGGATCCAACGCGCACCTGCTCGCCGAGGTGGTGCGGCAGCTCGACGTCAAGGTGGAGCTGTCCGGCGGCATCCGGGACGACGAGTCGCTGCGGGCCGCCCTCGGCACCGGCGCCGCCCGGGTGAACATCGGCACCGCCGCCCTGGAGGATCCGGAGTGGTGCGACCGGGTCTGCGCCGAGTTCGGCGACCGGGTCGCGATCGGGCTCGACGTGCGGGGCCGTACCCTGTCGGCCCGGGGCTGGACGCGCGACGGCGGTGACCTGTGGGAGGTGCTGGAGCGGCTCGACAAGGCCGGGGCGTCGCGGTACGTGGTCACCGACATCACCAAGGACGGCACGATGCGCGGGCCGAACCTGGACCTGCTGCGGGAGGTCTGCGCCCGCACCGACGCCCCGGTGATCGCCTCCGGCGGCGTGTCCACCCTGGACGACCTTCGGGCGCTGGCCGCACTGGAGCCGGTCGGTGTCGAGGGCGTGATCGCCGGCAAGGCGCTCTACGCCGGCGCCTTCACGGTGGCCGAGGCGCTGGAGACACTGGCCGCCGCCTGA
- a CDS encoding AAA family ATPase encodes MSGAVVGRDEVIDRARRALAEGRPVLLEGPAGIGKTVVHRAILDAARRDGWRVLDCAPTEIEAGLPFAALADLLATLADRVPRLPAPQRAALANVLLTDEATQPVDERSVGAATQALLGAALADPAEPRLLVAVDDAPWLDPPSERALRFALRRLVPRVAVLATARVEQSGAEPAPLGLDRAARPERLTLDPLGVGSLHHVLRAELGAALPRPLLVRIAGEAGGNPLLAIELARAVLRMPHPPAPGADLPAAPSLRGLVVDRLATLPPQTRDAIRLAALSGVPTLAGLARAGVPPSAFDAAEEAGLVTVGGDVVGFAHPVYAAAVRAEIPPGVRRRLHRLLADTTENPDERARHLARCVTGPDPAAAAEIAAAADRQRARGAPETAAGLYDCAARLVPPPVGEHARWRLAAVQCRFDGGDFPATKSAADQAARELTGAARAEALLLRAVVAWSSDEPPGAAERAAEAALAAAPAGSTLAGRIHAHLSLFRDAPDPARHHGEAAIELLAGSRNDRDMQAAALLLLFLNEVRGGLPARTELLDRALELEGPAPSWLAGIVPAVWWRAIDEHDRARERLHTLLDRATMRGDEPSQHELRTHLGEVELLAGRWPAAAAHIAAARELGEQNGSDQVGVKWLDGLLLVHRGQLAEATRIAESGLRRAAETDDEWCRRIHEQLAGFAALIDGRLPAAARHYGDLAATIDQMGLVEPLAQRFEPDWLEACVGAGDLTTAGAVLDRLAARHRRLPRPWTTLGLARSRVLLAGALGRDPSDALAELVAARAAVPADVLPFDRARCLLVAGVAYRRLRSRREARDALAAAAVEFDALGAVALAARARLEAGRTGGRPPAPRQLTATEREVARLAAAGRTNRVIADTLFISPKTVEANLARVYRKLGVGSRAELGAAMARGADVEA; translated from the coding sequence GTGAGCGGGGCGGTCGTCGGCCGGGACGAGGTGATCGACCGTGCGCGGCGTGCCCTGGCCGAGGGGCGGCCGGTCCTCCTGGAGGGCCCGGCGGGGATCGGCAAGACCGTCGTCCACCGGGCGATCCTGGACGCGGCGCGTCGCGACGGCTGGCGCGTCCTGGACTGCGCGCCGACGGAGATCGAGGCGGGGTTGCCGTTCGCGGCGTTGGCCGACCTGCTGGCCACGCTGGCCGACCGGGTGCCGCGGCTGCCCGCACCGCAGCGTGCCGCGCTCGCCAACGTGCTGCTCACCGACGAGGCCACCCAGCCGGTGGACGAGCGGTCGGTCGGGGCCGCCACGCAGGCACTGCTCGGCGCCGCCCTGGCCGATCCGGCCGAGCCGCGGCTGCTCGTGGCGGTCGACGACGCTCCGTGGCTCGATCCGCCGAGCGAACGGGCGCTGCGGTTCGCCCTGCGCCGGCTGGTGCCGCGGGTCGCCGTCCTGGCGACCGCCCGCGTCGAGCAGTCCGGCGCCGAGCCCGCGCCGCTGGGCCTCGACCGGGCCGCCCGACCGGAACGCCTCACGCTCGACCCGCTGGGCGTCGGGTCCCTGCACCACGTTCTGCGTGCCGAGCTCGGCGCCGCGCTGCCCCGACCGCTGCTCGTCCGGATCGCCGGTGAGGCCGGCGGCAACCCGCTGCTCGCGATCGAGCTGGCCCGGGCGGTGCTCCGGATGCCGCACCCGCCGGCACCCGGGGCCGACCTGCCGGCCGCGCCGTCGCTGCGGGGCCTGGTCGTCGACCGGCTCGCCACCCTTCCCCCGCAGACCCGGGACGCGATCCGCCTGGCCGCCCTGTCCGGCGTCCCCACCCTGGCCGGGCTGGCCCGAGCCGGCGTGCCACCGAGCGCCTTCGACGCCGCGGAGGAGGCCGGCCTGGTCACGGTCGGCGGTGACGTGGTCGGGTTCGCCCACCCGGTGTACGCGGCGGCGGTCCGTGCCGAGATCCCGCCGGGGGTGCGCCGGCGGCTGCATCGGCTGCTCGCCGACACCACGGAGAACCCCGACGAGCGGGCCCGGCACCTCGCCCGTTGCGTGACCGGGCCGGACCCGGCGGCGGCGGCGGAGATCGCGGCGGCCGCCGACCGGCAGCGGGCCCGCGGGGCGCCGGAGACGGCGGCGGGCCTGTACGACTGTGCCGCCCGCCTGGTTCCGCCGCCGGTCGGGGAGCACGCCCGATGGCGGCTGGCCGCGGTGCAGTGCCGGTTCGACGGCGGTGACTTCCCGGCCACCAAGTCGGCGGCCGACCAGGCGGCGCGGGAGTTGACCGGTGCCGCGCGGGCGGAGGCCCTGCTGCTGCGTGCGGTCGTGGCGTGGAGCTCCGACGAGCCGCCGGGGGCGGCCGAGCGGGCGGCCGAGGCGGCACTCGCGGCCGCGCCTGCCGGCTCGACGCTGGCCGGACGGATCCACGCCCACCTCAGCCTGTTCCGGGACGCCCCGGACCCGGCCCGGCACCACGGCGAGGCGGCCATCGAGCTGCTCGCGGGCAGTCGGAACGATCGGGACATGCAGGCCGCCGCGTTGCTGCTGCTGTTCCTCAACGAGGTCCGTGGCGGGCTGCCGGCGCGCACCGAGCTGCTGGACCGGGCGCTGGAACTGGAGGGGCCGGCGCCGTCGTGGCTGGCGGGGATCGTGCCGGCGGTCTGGTGGCGGGCGATCGACGAGCACGACCGGGCGCGGGAGCGGCTGCACACCCTGTTGGACCGGGCCACCATGCGGGGTGACGAGCCGTCCCAGCACGAACTCCGGACCCACCTCGGGGAGGTCGAGCTGCTCGCCGGCCGGTGGCCGGCCGCCGCCGCGCACATCGCCGCCGCCCGCGAGTTGGGCGAGCAGAACGGCAGCGACCAGGTCGGCGTGAAGTGGCTGGACGGGCTGCTGCTCGTGCACCGCGGCCAGCTGGCCGAGGCCACGCGGATCGCCGAGTCCGGGCTGCGCCGGGCGGCCGAGACGGACGACGAGTGGTGCCGGCGGATCCACGAGCAACTGGCCGGCTTCGCCGCGCTGATCGACGGCCGGCTACCGGCGGCCGCCCGGCACTACGGCGACCTCGCCGCCACCATCGACCAGATGGGTCTCGTCGAGCCGCTCGCCCAACGCTTCGAGCCGGACTGGCTGGAGGCCTGTGTCGGCGCCGGTGACCTGACCACCGCGGGGGCGGTGCTGGACCGGCTGGCCGCCCGGCACCGGCGGCTGCCCCGGCCGTGGACCACGCTCGGGCTGGCGCGCAGTCGCGTGCTGCTGGCCGGGGCCCTCGGCCGGGACCCGTCCGACGCCCTCGCTGAGCTGGTCGCCGCCCGGGCCGCCGTGCCGGCCGACGTGCTGCCCTTCGACCGGGCCCGGTGCCTGCTGGTGGCGGGCGTCGCGTACCGGCGGCTCCGCAGCCGGCGCGAGGCGCGGGACGCGTTGGCCGCGGCGGCCGTCGAGTTCGACGCCCTCGGCGCGGTCGCCCTGGCGGCCCGGGCCCGGCTGGAGGCGGGCCGGACAGGTGGCCGCCCTCCCGCGCCCCGCCAGCTCACCGCGACCGAGCGGGAGGTGGCCCGGCTCGCCGCCGCCGGCCGGACCAACCGGGTCATCGCCGACACGCTGTTCATCAGTCCGAAGACGGTCGAGGCCAACCTGGCCCGGGTCTACCGCAAGCTCGGTGTCGGCAGCCGCGCCGAGCTGGGCGCGGCCATGGCCCGGGGCGCCGACGTCGAAGCATAG
- a CDS encoding MarR family winged helix-turn-helix transcriptional regulator, with protein MTDDLVLRRQVCFALYAASRALTDVYRPILDGFGLTYPQYLVLLVLWEHDEAPTVSALGERLHLDSGTLSPLLKRLEGAGLVVRRRSAVDERRVVVELTAQGRALRERMADVPQRVARATGLTADDLVALRDTLTRVTETIHRQKEQ; from the coding sequence GTGACCGATGATCTGGTGCTGCGGCGGCAGGTGTGCTTCGCGCTCTACGCCGCGTCGCGCGCCCTCACCGACGTGTACCGGCCCATCCTCGACGGCTTCGGCCTGACCTACCCGCAGTACCTGGTGCTGCTGGTCCTGTGGGAGCACGACGAGGCGCCCACGGTCTCCGCGCTCGGCGAGCGGCTGCACCTCGACTCCGGCACGCTCTCCCCGCTGCTCAAGCGGCTGGAGGGGGCGGGCCTGGTGGTCCGGCGGCGGTCCGCGGTCGACGAGCGGCGGGTGGTGGTCGAGCTGACCGCGCAGGGGCGGGCCCTGCGCGAGCGCATGGCCGACGTGCCGCAGCGGGTGGCCCGGGCGACCGGGCTGACCGCCGACGACCTCGTCGCGCTGCGCGACACCCTCACCCGGGTCACCGAGACGATCCACCGACAGAAGGAGCAGTGA
- a CDS encoding organic hydroperoxide resistance protein gives MQVLYTAHATASGDGRDGHVRTSDGTVALDLAVPKEMGGSGDAANPEQLFAAGYAACFHSALRLVGRRAKADVTGSLVEAEVGIGPNGSGGFGLTVALVVDLPAVPREAAEQLVAQAHQVCPYSNATRGNVEVALRVREALAA, from the coding sequence ATGCAGGTGCTCTACACCGCCCACGCCACGGCCAGCGGCGACGGCCGCGACGGTCACGTCCGCACCTCCGACGGCACCGTCGCCCTGGACCTCGCCGTGCCCAAGGAGATGGGCGGGTCGGGCGACGCCGCCAACCCGGAGCAGCTGTTCGCCGCCGGCTACGCGGCCTGCTTCCACTCGGCGCTGCGCCTGGTCGGCCGTCGGGCGAAGGCCGACGTCACCGGCTCCCTCGTCGAGGCGGAGGTCGGCATCGGGCCGAACGGCAGCGGCGGCTTCGGGCTGACCGTGGCCCTCGTGGTCGACCTGCCGGCCGTGCCCCGGGAGGCCGCCGAGCAGCTGGTCGCCCAGGCCCACCAGGTCTGCCCGTACTCGAACGCGACCCGCGGGAACGTCGAGGTTGCCCTGCGCGTCCGCGAGGCGCTGGCGGCGTGA
- a CDS encoding NADP-dependent oxidoreductase — MTTNREIHLAARPQGWPTEDTFRLVTTDVPTPGPGQIVVRNTYLSVDPYMRGRMNDVKSYVAPFALDAPLDGGAVGEVVASEADGFAPGDTVLHGLGWREYALLDAKAARTVDPDLAPVTAYLGVLGMTGLTAYAGLLDVAAMKPGETVFVSGAAGAVGSVVGQIAKLKGAARVVGSAGSPAKVDRLKALGFDAAFDYHDGPVREQLRAAAPDGIDVYFDNVGGEHLEAAIGAMRPHGRAAVCGMIAQYNATEPPAAPRNLALLIGKRLTLRGFLVGDHGHLRDQFVREVAGWLRDGKLVYDETVVDGIENAPAAFLGLLRGENLGKMLVKV; from the coding sequence GTGACCACCAACCGTGAGATCCACCTGGCCGCCCGCCCACAGGGGTGGCCGACCGAGGACACCTTCCGCCTCGTCACCACCGACGTCCCGACCCCGGGGCCGGGCCAGATCGTGGTCCGCAACACGTACCTGTCCGTCGACCCGTACATGCGCGGGCGGATGAACGACGTCAAGTCGTACGTGGCCCCGTTCGCCCTGGACGCGCCGCTGGACGGCGGCGCGGTCGGCGAGGTGGTGGCCAGCGAGGCCGACGGGTTCGCGCCCGGCGACACCGTGCTGCACGGGCTCGGCTGGCGGGAGTACGCGCTGCTCGACGCCAAGGCCGCCCGCACCGTCGACCCGGACCTGGCCCCGGTCACGGCGTACCTGGGTGTGCTCGGCATGACCGGGCTCACCGCGTACGCCGGTCTCCTCGACGTGGCCGCGATGAAGCCGGGGGAGACCGTGTTCGTCTCCGGCGCGGCCGGTGCGGTGGGCAGCGTGGTCGGGCAGATCGCCAAGCTCAAGGGCGCCGCCCGGGTGGTCGGCAGCGCGGGGTCCCCGGCGAAGGTCGACCGGCTGAAGGCCCTCGGTTTCGACGCCGCCTTCGACTACCACGACGGCCCGGTGCGGGAGCAGCTGCGGGCCGCCGCGCCGGACGGCATCGACGTCTACTTCGACAACGTCGGCGGCGAGCACCTGGAGGCCGCCATCGGCGCGATGCGCCCGCACGGCCGGGCGGCCGTCTGCGGCATGATCGCGCAGTACAACGCCACCGAGCCGCCGGCCGCGCCCCGCAACCTCGCGCTGCTCATCGGCAAGCGGCTCACCCTGCGCGGCTTCCTCGTCGGCGACCACGGCCACCTCCGCGACCAGTTCGTGCGGGAGGTCGCCGGGTGGCTGCGCGACGGGAAGCTCGTGTACGACGAGACGGTCGTCGACGGCATCGAGAACGCCCCGGCGGCCTTCCTCGGCCTGCTCCGCGGCGAGAACCTGGGCAAAATGCTCGTGAAGGTGTAA
- the hisF gene encoding imidazole glycerol phosphate synthase subunit HisF — MTVAVRVIPCLDVDAGRVVKGVNFLDLRDAGDPVELAAAYDRAGADELTFLDVTASASDRGTMLDVVRRTAESVFIPLTVGGGVRQVADVDTLLRAGADKVGVNTAAIARPELIAEIADRFGRQVLVLSLDVRRASAGTTPSGFEVTTHGGRRGTGIDAVEWARRGAELGAGEILLNSMDADGTKAGFDLDLIRAVRQVVDVPVVASGGAGEVAHFPPAIGAGADAVLAASVFHFGELSVAQVKDALRGAGHSVR; from the coding sequence ATGACGGTGGCGGTACGGGTCATCCCCTGTCTGGACGTGGACGCCGGGCGGGTCGTCAAGGGCGTCAACTTCCTCGACCTGCGGGACGCCGGCGACCCGGTCGAGCTGGCCGCGGCGTACGACCGCGCCGGCGCCGACGAGTTGACCTTCCTCGACGTCACCGCCTCCGCCAGCGACCGCGGCACGATGCTGGACGTGGTCCGCCGCACGGCCGAGTCGGTCTTCATCCCGCTGACCGTCGGCGGTGGGGTGCGGCAGGTCGCGGACGTCGACACCCTCCTGCGCGCCGGTGCGGACAAGGTCGGCGTGAACACCGCCGCCATCGCCCGTCCGGAGCTGATCGCCGAGATCGCCGACCGCTTCGGCCGGCAGGTGCTGGTGCTCTCGCTCGACGTGCGCCGCGCTTCGGCCGGCACCACGCCCAGCGGGTTCGAGGTCACCACCCACGGCGGCCGGCGCGGCACCGGCATCGACGCCGTCGAGTGGGCGCGGCGGGGCGCCGAGCTGGGCGCGGGCGAGATCCTGCTCAACTCGATGGACGCCGACGGCACCAAGGCCGGCTTCGACCTCGACCTGATCCGGGCGGTACGGCAGGTGGTCGACGTTCCGGTCGTCGCGAGCGGCGGCGCGGGCGAGGTCGCCCACTTCCCGCCGGCGATCGGCGCCGGCGCGGACGCGGTGCTCGCCGCGAGCGTCTTCCACTTCGGCGAGCTGAGCGTCGCCCAGGTGAAGGACGCGCTGCGCGGGGCGGGCCACTCCGTCCGCTGA
- a CDS encoding YitT family protein, with protein sequence MAAIGNLRYRPARRLAQLYAGLVLYGVSMALMIRSGLGLDPWDVFHQGISERTGLSFGTVTIAIGALVLLLWIPLRQRPGVGTVSNVVVIGLVVDATLPLLPPDLPFTARVVLLTSGIVANGAATGLYIGARLGPGPRDGLMTGFVARRPRFSIRLVRTAIEVTVLALGWLLGGTVGVGTVAYALTIGPLTQFFLPRVTVPLPAPPPATATPTPATP encoded by the coding sequence GTGGCTGCGATTGGCAATCTCCGGTACCGGCCGGCACGACGGCTGGCCCAGCTCTACGCCGGGCTCGTCCTCTACGGCGTGAGCATGGCCCTGATGATCCGCTCCGGCCTCGGCCTGGATCCGTGGGACGTCTTCCACCAGGGCATCTCGGAGCGGACCGGGCTCTCCTTCGGCACGGTGACCATCGCGATCGGCGCGCTCGTGCTGCTGCTGTGGATTCCGCTGCGGCAGCGGCCGGGCGTCGGCACGGTGAGCAACGTGGTGGTGATCGGCCTGGTCGTCGACGCCACGCTGCCGCTGCTGCCGCCGGACCTGCCATTCACCGCCCGGGTGGTCCTGCTGACCAGCGGGATCGTCGCCAACGGCGCGGCCACCGGGCTCTACATCGGCGCGCGGCTCGGCCCCGGCCCGCGGGACGGCCTGATGACCGGGTTCGTCGCCCGCCGACCCCGCTTCTCGATCCGGCTGGTCCGCACCGCCATCGAGGTGACCGTGCTGGCGCTGGGCTGGCTGCTCGGCGGCACGGTCGGCGTCGGCACGGTGGCGTACGCGCTGACGATCGGGCCGCTGACCCAGTTCTTCCTGCCCCGCGTGACGGTTCCCCTCCCGGCACCCCCGCCGGCGACCGCCACCCCGACCCCGGCCACCCCCTGA
- a CDS encoding PLP-dependent aminotransferase family protein, which translates to MTSQVRGVQLARLLGQWHALPGRRRSPDYAALAAAVRGLLADGRLPLGVRLPAERELAEALRISRTTVTAAYRELRESGHLASRRGAGSWTMLPGNHRMAGTGLWTPLDDRDMIDLGVAALAAPPELLPAARAATEDLPCYLGGAGYHPTGIIELREAIAHAYAQRGLPTSPDQIMVTSGTQHALDLVLRLAHSPGGSVLVEAPSYPNALAALAARRARITTHGLALDEPGWDADLLLGTLRQGRPKLAYLIPDFQNPTGHLMPAPLRERLVATAHAVGTDLIIDESFVDLPLDGTVVPPPTASFDRHSRVVTVGGMSKPFWGGLRIGWIRASAPQVQRLAAARVGVDMASPVLDQLVAVHLLAQAPAIVAARQAQLTAQRDALLDALAERLPDWRVTVPHGGVTLWAELDGPISSALARAAEEVGVRLAPGPRFGLDGTLERFLRLPFTLPVADLVEAVGRIAAVRYDLDRAGRPQWREPTVIA; encoded by the coding sequence ATGACCAGTCAGGTACGCGGCGTCCAATTGGCCCGGTTGCTCGGCCAGTGGCACGCGTTGCCGGGCCGCCGGCGCAGCCCCGACTACGCCGCGCTGGCCGCCGCCGTCCGTGGGCTGCTCGCCGACGGCCGGCTGCCGCTGGGCGTACGCCTGCCCGCCGAACGCGAGCTCGCCGAGGCCCTGCGGATCAGCCGCACCACGGTGACCGCCGCCTACCGGGAACTGCGGGAGAGCGGCCACCTGGCCAGCCGGCGCGGCGCCGGCAGCTGGACCATGCTCCCCGGCAACCACCGGATGGCCGGCACCGGCCTGTGGACCCCCCTCGACGACCGCGACATGATCGACCTCGGGGTCGCCGCGCTCGCCGCCCCGCCCGAGTTGCTGCCCGCCGCCCGCGCCGCCACCGAGGACCTCCCGTGCTACCTGGGCGGCGCCGGCTACCACCCGACCGGCATCATCGAGCTGCGGGAGGCGATCGCCCACGCGTACGCCCAGCGGGGCCTGCCCACCTCGCCCGACCAGATCATGGTCACCAGCGGCACCCAGCACGCCCTGGACCTGGTCCTCCGGCTCGCGCACAGCCCCGGCGGCAGCGTCCTGGTCGAGGCGCCCAGCTACCCGAACGCGCTCGCCGCCCTCGCCGCCCGGCGGGCGCGGATCACCACCCACGGCCTCGCCCTCGACGAGCCCGGCTGGGACGCCGACCTGCTCCTCGGCACACTGCGGCAGGGCCGGCCCAAGCTCGCCTACCTGATCCCCGACTTCCAGAACCCGACCGGCCACCTGATGCCGGCGCCGCTGCGGGAGCGGCTGGTCGCCACCGCGCACGCCGTCGGCACCGACCTGATCATCGACGAGTCCTTCGTGGACCTGCCGCTGGACGGCACGGTGGTGCCGCCGCCGACGGCGAGCTTCGACCGGCACTCCCGGGTCGTCACGGTGGGCGGGATGAGCAAGCCGTTCTGGGGTGGCCTGCGCATCGGCTGGATCCGGGCGTCCGCCCCGCAGGTGCAGCGCCTCGCCGCCGCCCGGGTCGGGGTCGACATGGCGAGCCCGGTGCTGGACCAGTTGGTCGCCGTCCACCTGCTCGCCCAGGCCCCGGCGATCGTGGCGGCCCGCCAGGCGCAGCTCACCGCGCAGCGCGACGCGCTGCTCGACGCCCTCGCCGAGCGCCTGCCGGACTGGCGGGTGACCGTGCCGCACGGCGGGGTCACCCTCTGGGCCGAACTCGACGGGCCGATCTCCAGCGCCCTCGCCCGGGCCGCCGAGGAGGTCGGCGTACGCCTGGCGCCCGGCCCCCGGTTCGGCCTGGACGGCACGCTGGAGCGCTTCCTCCGGCTGCCGTTCACCCTGCCCGTCGCGGACCTGGTGGAGGCGGTCGGCCGGATCGCCGCCGTCCGGTACGACCTGGACCGCGCCGGCCGTCCGCAGTGGCGGGAGCCGACGGTCATCGCGTGA